A segment of the Candidatus Brevundimonas phytovorans genome:
ATCAGGGCGCCTGGGAGATTTCAGCCCCGCCCGGCCCGGCCCTGCCCGGCGCAGGTGGAGACGGCGGCCTGTCCAGCGGCGAGACGACCGCCAAGACTCCGGTCAGCCTGAACGCCTTTGCTCAAGCCGCCCTGTTCGCCCTGCTCGGCGGGCTGATCCTGAACCTCATGCCCTGCGTCTTCCCCATTCTGGCGATGAAGGCGGCGGCCCTGACCCGATCGGCGCATCATCCGGTCGAGGCGCGGCGCGACGGCCTGGCCTTCCTCGCCGGGGTGCTGGCGACCTTCCTGGTCCTGGCCGGCGCCCTGCTGGCCCTGCGCGCGGGCGGTCAGGCCCTCGGCTGGGGCTTCCAGTTGCAGTCGCCGGGCGTGGTCGCCGCCTTGGGGCTGCTGATGCTGGCCGTGGCGCTGAACCTGTCGGGCGTCTTCCATGTGGGCGCCGGGTTGCAGGGCGCAGGCTCGGGGCCTCTGTCGCGCCTGCCCGGCGTCGTCGGCGCCTTCTTCACCGGGGTTCTGGCCGTGGTCGTGGCCGCGCCCTGCACCGCCCCCTTCATGGCCCTTGCTCTGGGGGCTGCCCTGCTGATGCCCTGGCCCATGGCCCTGGCGGTCTTCCTGATGCTGGGCCTGGGTCTCGCCCTGCCCTACGTCCTGATCAGCCTCAGCCCCGGCCTGCTGGCCCGCCTGCCACGCCCAGGCCCGTGGATGGAGGGGCTCAGAAACCTGCTGGCCTTCCCCATGTATGGCGCCGCCCTGTGGCTGGTCTGGGTCTTCGCCCGCCAGACCGGCGGCGACGCCCTGGCCATCCTGTTCGCGGCGGGGTTGCTGCTGGCGTTGGGCCTGTGGCTGGCTGGACGGCACCAGGCGGCGCGGGCCTTGGGCCAGAACGGCCTGCTGTCGGGCCTCGCCGCCTTGATCGTCCTGATCCTGGCCCTCGGTGTGGCCGTCATCGCAGGTCGCAGCACGCCCCTCTCGGGTATGACTGTGACCGAAGCCGCCGGCCCGCTGGCCTCGCAGCCCTGGTCGCCCGAAGCGGTGCAGGCGGCCCTGGCTGAAGGCCGGCCGGTCCTGGTCAACTTCACCGCCGACTGGTGCGTCACCTGCAAGATCAATGAGACCACGGCCCTGACCTCGGCCCGCACCGCCGAGGCGCTGAAGGCTCGAAACGCCGTCTATCTGGTCGGCGACTGGACCCGCCGCGACGACGCCATCACCCGCGAGCTGGAGCGCCACGGCCGTTCGGGCGTGCCGCTCTACCTGCTCTACACGCCCGATCAGCCTGAGCCGCGCATCCTGCCGCAACTGCTCACCGAAGGCCTGATCATCGACGCCCTCGGCGCGAAGAAGGGCTGAGCCACGCGCGGCGTCTTGGGCGGTTCCCCTCTCCGCTCCGCTGAAGATAGGGGAGCGGGCCTCAAGTAGCCCGAAGGGCGATAGGCCCCCTAAGAAAACCTAAGCCTGCTGTTTCAGACAGCGGGCTTAGGCGGCGAGGTGATGACCTCGATGTTGTCGTTCAGCAGATAGGCCAGTTCTTCCAGCGCCACCTTGCGCTCGGCGGCGCTGGGGGCGGCTTCGACGGCGGCGACCTTCTTGGGCATGTCTTCCGAGATGCCGCGCAGGATGCATTTCAGGTCATTGTCCGTGCCGCGCGCCTTCAGCACCAGATGGCCTTGCAGATCGCGCGCGGCCAGGTCGGCCGCCTGGGCCTTGAAGCCGGTGAAGGCGGCGCCGTTCAGAAAACCGTCGGCTTCTGCCGCGCCCGAGGCCATCCAGCCGTCAACGATGGCCTTGAGCGAACCCGAGCGCTCCACCAGATCGGCGAACAGGGGCTCGTGCGCCACCGAGACGGGCGCATCGGCGGCGACCGGGGCCACGGCGGCGGCTTCGGCCACGGACGGGTCGCTGAGCATCAGCAGGGCGGCGAGGGCGAGACCACAGGACATGCGGGGCATCCTTTCACGGGCGTCCGGGTCGGCTTTCCGCACGGAAACCCGTGTTGACCCGGTCATTGATTGAACTCTTCTAGGCCTGAGCCGTAAACATGGGCTTGCAAGCGCCGTACCAGCCCTGTTCGGGACGGGCG
Coding sequences within it:
- a CDS encoding protein-disulfide reductase DsbD family protein, with amino-acid sequence MRLLAALLVWLTLAAPAVAAPSALDDALRAGAASPSAGPQRTERIEAELVPMSAWAAPGSTAIVAVRQKIQPGWHTYWRNPGDSGGPTTLDWTLPAGVRAGEIVWPLPERQRLQSLMNYGYSGAAFLPVPIDIPADARPGQTLKLKVVAHVFVCSDQMCVPEDLDLALDLKVQDGAAPLDTRHGPAIQSVIQSAPRPAGIEARAQLTDGQLTLTATGGPLAKVGTGAATKWAYFFPFEGGVLDHAAVQTGQHGPEGLTLSVAAGRALTAEGLKGPVAGVLATDQGAWEISAPPGPALPGAGGDGGLSSGETTAKTPVSLNAFAQAALFALLGGLILNLMPCVFPILAMKAAALTRSAHHPVEARRDGLAFLAGVLATFLVLAGALLALRAGGQALGWGFQLQSPGVVAALGLLMLAVALNLSGVFHVGAGLQGAGSGPLSRLPGVVGAFFTGVLAVVVAAPCTAPFMALALGAALLMPWPMALAVFLMLGLGLALPYVLISLSPGLLARLPRPGPWMEGLRNLLAFPMYGAALWLVWVFARQTGGDALAILFAAGLLLALGLWLAGRHQAARALGQNGLLSGLAALIVLILALGVAVIAGRSTPLSGMTVTEAAGPLASQPWSPEAVQAALAEGRPVLVNFTADWCVTCKINETTALTSARTAEALKARNAVYLVGDWTRRDDAITRELERHGRSGVPLYLLYTPDQPEPRILPQLLTEGLIIDALGAKKG